From one Trifolium pratense cultivar HEN17-A07 linkage group LG1, ARS_RC_1.1, whole genome shotgun sequence genomic stretch:
- the LOC123888879 gene encoding uncharacterized protein LOC123888879 yields MKCNIDASFSSLNNRVGIGVCIRDEFGAYVLAKYEQFTPLCDVRFGEALGLLPALNWVHELNLGPVDFELDSKIVVDSFHSNKCDATELGDIISHCKQLISNYYNNSSVEFIRRQANEVAHSLAKAATYTVSPRILVDIPHCIEHLLINEML; encoded by the coding sequence ATGAAATGCAACATTGATGCTTCCTTTTCATCTCTAAACAATAGAGTTGGTATTGGTGTTTGTATCCGAGATGAGTTTGGCGCTTATGTGTTGGCTAAATATGAACAATTTACACCTTTATGTGATGTTCGTTTTGGTGAAGCTCTCGGTTTACTTCCAGCTCTCAATTGGGTTCACGAGTTAAACTTAGGACCAGTTGATTTTGAGCTCGACTCAAAGATAGTGGTGGATAGTTTTCATTCAAATAAGTGTGATGCTACTGAGCTCGGAGATATTATTTCACATTGTAAACAACTAATCTCTAATTATTACAACAACTCTAGTGTTGAGTTTATTAGGCGACAAGCCAATGAGGTTGCTCATAGTTTAGCTAAGGCGGCCACATATACAGTTAGTCCCCGTATTTTGGTTGATATACCACATTGTATTGAACACCTATTGATCAATGAAATGTTATAa
- the LOC123903138 gene encoding putative RNA polymerase II subunit B1 CTD phosphatase RPAP2 homolog, with amino-acid sequence MEKNQPVFVKDAVLKLQMALLDGIQSEDKLFAAGSLISKSDYEDVVTERSIMHVCGYPLCHNALPTDRPRKGRYRISLKEHKVYDLHETYMYCSPGCVVNSKAFAGSLQEKRCSVLDPEKLNNVLRLFGNLNLEPMENSGKDGELGFSGLEIQDKTETGTGDVSLEQWVGPSNAIEGYVPKKRDNSFKGSQKYTKKGSKASHGKLDDGKSLLSEFDFTSTIIMQDGYSVSKVPSGQTDKNDDHQVKPTGILEQPKRDDNKVVRKDDNIQDLSTSFNSSLNLSTSKKEKEITKSCKGGLESSLDPSVEKKVVHSITISERQCDVEQNDSERKSIQLKGKTSIFAANDDTSASNLDPDNVEVNFHMEKTIGSCGTKPKSSLKSNGKKKLSRSVTWADEKTNSSGSKDLCTVKEFGNTKKESGVADNIDADGDEDMLRCALAEACAIALNQASEAVASGDSDANDAVSEAGITILPHPPDAVEEGTVDDDDILESNSVTPKWPRKPGISEFDLFDSEESWFDAPPEGFSLTLSPFATMWNSFFSWITSSSLAYIYGRDVSFHEEFLSVNGREYPSKIVLTDGRSSEIKQTLARCLARALPAVVAELRVSIPISTLEQAMVCLLDTMSFTDALPAFKMKQWQVVVLLFFDALSVCRIPALISYMTDRRDLFLKVLSGSQIGNEDYDVLKDLVVPLGRAPHFSSQSGA; translated from the exons ATGGAAAAGAACCAGCCAGTTTTTGTCAAAGATGCTGTTCTCAAATTGCAAATGGCCCTCCTTGATGGCATCCAAAGTGAAGACAAGCTGTTTGCAGCTGGATCTTTAATATCAAAGAGTGACTATGAAGATGTTGTAACTGAAAGGTCCATTATGCATGTGTGTGGCTATCCTTTGTGCCACAATGCTTTGCCAACTGATCGCCCTCGGAAGGGTAGATATCGGATTTCATTGAAGGAACACAAGGTGTATGACCTGCATGAAACTTACATGTATTGTTCTCCAGGTTGTGTGGTTAACAGCAAAGCTTTTGCTGGGAGCTTGCAAGAAAAGAGGTGCTCAGTTTTAGATCCGGAGAAACtgaacaatgttcttaggttgtTTGGGAATTTGAATCTGGAACCAATGGAAAATTCTGGAAAGGATGGAGAATTAGGTTTTTCTGGTTTGGAAATCCAGGATAAAACAGAAACAGGCACTGGGGACGTGTCTTTGGAGCAGTGGGTTGGACCATCAAATGCAATTGAGGGTTATGTGCCCAAAAAAAGAGACAACAGTTTTAAGGGTTCTCAGAAATATACTAAAAAAG GATCCAAAGCTAGTCATGGGAAGTTGGATGATGGCAAAAGTTTACTTAGTGAGTTCGACTTCACGAGTACAATAATTATGCAAGATGGGTATAGTGTTTCGAAGGTACCATCAGGGCAAACAGACAAAAATGATGATCATCAAGTTAAACCAACAGGCATATTGGAGCAGCCAAAAAGGGATGACAATAAAGTTGTCAGGAAAGATGACAATATACAAGATCTGTCTACATCTTTTAACAGTAGTCTAAATTTAAGTACCTCAAAAAAAGAGAAGGAAATAACCAAATCATGTAAAGGTGGTCTCGAATCCTCTCTTGATCCTTCTGTTGAAAAGAAAGTTGTCCATTCCATCACCATATCAGAAAGACAATGTGACGTAGAACAGAATGATTCTGAAAGGAAATCAATACAACTCAAAGGGAAAACAAGTATTTTTGCTGCTAACGATGATACTTCCGCTTCCAATTTAGATCCTGACAACGTTGAAGTGAATTTCCATATGGAAAAAACTATTGGATCATGCGGTACTAAACCGAAATCTTCTCTTAAATCTAACGGTAAAAAGAAACTCAGTCGTTCAGTTACTTGGGCTGATGAGAAAACCAACAGTTCTGGGAGTAAAGATCTTTGTACAGTGAAAGAATTTGGAAACACTAAAAAGGAATCTGGTGTGGCAGATAATATTGATGCTGATGGTGATGAAGATATGTTACGTTGTGCATTAGCAGAAGCTTGTGCAATTGCATTGAACCAAGCATCAGAGGCAGTTGCATCTGGAGACTCAGATGCCAATGATGCTG TTTCTGAAGCTGGAATCACTATATTGCCACATCCTCCTGATGCTGTTGAGGAAGGTACTGTGGACGATGATGACATTCTAGAATCAAATTCAGTTACTCCGAAATGGCCAAGGAAACCCGGAATTTCTGAATTTGATTTGTTTGACTCTGAAGAGTCGTGGTTTGATGCTCCACCAGAAGGTTTTAGTTTGACT TTGTCGCCTTTTGCTACTATGTGGAATTCCTTCTTTTCGTGGATAACATCATCTTCTTTAGCATATATATATGGGAGGGATGTAAGTTTTCATGAAGAATTTCTGTCAGTTAATGGGAGAGAATATCCTAGCAAAATTGTCTTGACAGATGGTCGATCAtctgaaataaaacaaacattAGCCAGATGTCTTGCTCGAGCTTTACCTGCAGTTGTTGCTGAGCTAAGGGTATCAATACCAATATCTACATTAGAGCAAGCGATG GTATGCTTGTTGGATACAATGTCATTTACGGATGCACTACCAGCATTCAAAATGAAGCAATGGCAAGTGGTTGTTCTCTTGTTCTTTGATGCATTGTCCGTTTGTAGAATACCTGCTCTTATCTCATACATGACAGACAGGAGGGACTTGTTTCTCAAG GTTCTGAGTGGTTCACAAATAGGTAATGAAGATTATGACGTTTTGAAAGATCTCGTTGTACCACTTGGTCGCGCACCTCATTTCTCTTCTCAAAGTGGAGCGTAA
- the LOC123903140 gene encoding protein WVD2-like 1, whose product MGREVTAIEVEDDKKANGVTTASSPNDNGHVVSKLATIKLEEKDHEVKECTEVNLFVENGHETNDVLTAKTTKCNTDLTEEENEKHEVQKTGDNKELSSTQPSDLVTEKNGSYTHVDTEAVVTGLILSPNANNMRTPYSKHSQLNSPFSSTKPFQHNEKKNYDDEDNWSIASSAVSMRTARSKVTQGSAPTFRSSERAAKRREFYLKLEEKNRALEEEKSQYEARLKEEQEAAIKQMRKNLVIKAKPVPSFYYEGPPPKTELKKLPLTRPKSPKLNLNRRRTFGDAVNSQSLEVCNRARHSTGSYIKGGSNTHTHDTLTQKIKDQAMRRNSNGTYKTKERPKVDTETKTGPRNIIQNPNADISVQS is encoded by the exons ATGGGGAGAGAAGTTACAGCAATAGAAGTTGAGGATGATAAGAAGGCAAATGGTGTGACAACAGCTTCAAGTCCTAATGATAACGGACATGTTGTTTCTAAACTCGCAACGATTAAGCTTGAAGAAAAGGATCACGAGGTAAAGGAATGTACTGAAGTCAATTTATTTGTTGAGAATGGCCATGAGACAAACGATGTTTTGACTGCCAAAACAACAAAATGTAATACTGACTTGACTGAAGAGGAGAATGAGAAACACGAAGTGCAAAAGACCGGTGACAACAAAGAGTTGAGCTCAACACAACCATCTGATCTGGTTACTGAAAAGAATGGCTCCTACACACATGTTGATACTGAAGCTGTTGTAACTGGTTTGATCTTATCGCCGAATGCGAACAATATGCGCACACCTTACTCAAAGCATTCACAG CTAAACTCGCCTTTTTCTTCAACTAAGCCCTTTCAACATAACGAAAAGAAGAACTATGATGATGAAGACAATTGGTCTATCGCTTCCTC TGCTGTGTCAATGCGCACTGCGAGATCAAAGGTAACTCAGGGTTCAGCCCCTACATTTAGAAGCTCGGAACGTGCAGCAAAACGGAGGGAG TTTTATCTCAAATTAGAGGAGAAAAACCGAGctcttgaagaagaaaaaagccAGTATGAGGCAAGACTAAAG GAAGAGCAAGAAGCAGCAATCAAGCAGATGAGAAAGAACTTGGTAATTAAAGCAAAGCCGGTACCTAGTTTCTACTATGAGGGGCCTCCGCCAAAGACTGAACTCAAGAAG CTGCCACTAACACGCCCAAAGTCACCAAAACTGAATCTGAATCGGAGAAGAACCTTTGGTGATGCTGTGAACTCACAATCTCTTGAAGTTTGTAATCGAGCACGTCACAGCACTGGTAGCTACATCAAGGGTGGTTCTAACACTCATACTCATGACACTCTCACTCAGAAAATTAAGGACCAGGCCATGCGGCGCAATAGCAATGGCACTTACAAAACCAAAGAACGACCAAAAGTGGATACAGAAACCAAAACCGGTCCTCGAAACATCATCCAGAACCCAAATGCAGACATATCAGTCCAATCTTGA
- the LOC123903135 gene encoding receptor-like protein kinase ANXUR1 — MTIYKSACILFVIMCIPILLNAQSNKDESFILGCGLGENGGKDSDGRQWNPDNKYVSGGNSVTAKASFQDPSLLSEVPYMTARIFTSETTYKLPIQPDKRYWLRLHFYPSVYNNFNPVDSYFSVTANGVTLLNNFSSYITCQALSQAYIDREYSLSPLNSDVLELKFKPSDKHNGAFAFVNGIQLIQMPDLLFDSPSLVGYPDQTVDAKSMHMQTMFRLNVGGQYIPPVQDSGLSRTWYDDTPYIFGAAVGVTNQAEKNVTIDYQAMPKYIAPTDVYSTSRSMGTNKDVNMGFNLTWVFQVDPNSMYLTRLHFCDYHYLQSNEIVFSIFVNNQTAQDQADVIGWTGRQGATTYKDYVVYVHEEAGDDQLWLALHPNPTTKPRFYDAMLNGVEIFKLNDTDLSGPNPQPSDMMMEYEARIRNFEDKNGHSRSFAIGGAAGGAAGFALVAAICIAVHQRKKRTPGSYTNSTSSWLPLYGSHTTGTKSTSGKSTMGSGANLAMAQGLCRYFSLQEMRHATNNFEESNVIGVGGFGKVYKGVIDNGFKVAIKRSNPQSEQGVNEFQTEIEMLSKLRHKHLVSLIGFCEEGEEMCLVYDYMAHGTMREHLYKGNKPIDTLSWKQRLEICIGAARGLHYLHTGAKYTIIHRDVKTTNILLDENFVAKVSDFGLSKTGPDMNQGHVSTVVKGSFGYLDPEYFRRQQLTEKSDVYSFGVVLFEALCSRPALNPSLPKEQVSLADWALMNKRKGTLEDIIDPNLKGKIKPESLNKFADTAEKCLSDSGLDRPSMNDLLWNLEFALNLQENDGTSSSTHNNSAHIDESDFEEVNLNQRNDMAAHYKNLSLGSEHDLSHDSAGNSSAIFSQIGNPKGR, encoded by the exons ATGACAATTTATAAAAGTGCATGTATACTGTTTGTTATAATGTGTATACCAATTTTGTTGAATGCACAAAGCAACAAAGATGAATCTTTTATATTAGGTTGTGGTTTAGGTGAAAATGGTGGCAAAGATTCAGATGGAAGACAATGGAATCCAGATAACAAATATGTATCAGGTGGAAATTCAGTAACAGCAAAAGCTTCATTTCAAGATCCTTCACTTTTATCAGAAGTTCCATACATGACTGCAAGAATTTTCACATCGGAAACAACCTACAAATTGCCGATTCAACCCGATAAACGTTATTGGTTAAGACTTCATTTTTATCCATCTGTTTATAACAATTTCAACCCAGTAGATTCATATTTTTCTGTAACAGCAAATGGTGTTACACTTCTAAACAATTTCAGCTCCTATATTACATGTCAAGCCTTATCACAAGCTTATATTGATAGAGAATATTCACTTTCACCTTTGAATTCAGATGTTCTTGAACTTAAATTCAAACCTTCTGATAAACATAATGGTGCTTTTGCTTTTGTTAATGGTATTCAGCTTATTCAAATGCCGGATTTGTTATTTGATTCGCCTTCGTTGGTCGGTTATCCAGACCAAACCGTGGATGCTAAAAGTATGCATATGCAAACCATGTTTAGATTAAATGTTGGTGGGCAATATATACCTCCGGTTCAGGATTCTGGTTTGAGTCGAACATGGTACGATGATACACCTTACATTTTTGGCGCAGCCGTCGGTGTTACAAACCAAGCCGAGAAGAATGTTACAATTGATTATCAAGCAATGCCTAAATACATTGCTCCTACCGATGTTTATTCAACTTCAAGATCCATGGGAACTAATAAAGATGTCAACATGGGATTCAATCTCACATGGGTTTTTCAAGTTGATCCGAATTCTATGTACCTTACAAGATTACATTTTTGTGATTACCATTATTTGCAATCGAACGAGATTGTTTTCAGTATCTTCGTTAACAATCAAACAGCGCAGGATCAAGCCGATGTGATCGGTTGGACAGGAAGACAAGGAGCGACGACTTATAAGGATTATGTGGTTTATGTTCATGAAGAGGCGGGTGATGATCAACTTTGGCTTGCATTGCATCCAAATCCCACTACAAAGCCGAGATTTTACGATGCTATGCTCAATGGTGTTGAGATATTCAAACTCAATGATACTGATTTGTCTGGACCAAATCCTCAACCTTCTGATATGATGATGGAGTATGAGGCAAGGATAAGAAATTTTGAAGACAAAAATGGCCATAGTAGGAGTTTTGCTATTGGTGGAGCTGCCGGAGGTGCTGCAGGTTTTGCATTAGTTGCTGCTATATGCATTGCTGTTCATCAAAGGAAGAAGAGAACACCAG GTTCATACACAAACTCCACATCAAGTTGGTTACCTCTCTATGGATCACACACAACCGGAACGAAATCCACATCAGGAAAAAGTACGATGGGTAGTGGTGCAAACTTAGCCATGGCTCAAGGACTATGTCGATATTTCTCTTTACAAGAGATGAGGCACGCAaccaataattttgaagagtcCAATGTTATTGGGGTAGGAGGATTTGGAAAAGTTTACAAGGGTGTTATTGATAATGGTTTTAAAGTGGCTATTAAGAGATCAAATCCACAATCAGAACAAGGAGTGAATGAATTTCAGACGGAAATTGAGATGCTTTCAAAGCTTAGACATAAACATTTGGTGTCTTTAATTGGTTTTTGTGAGGAAGGTGAGGAAATGTGTTTGGTTTATGATTACATGGCCCATGGAACCATGAGGGAACATTTATACAAAGGAAACAAACCGATAGATACATTATCATGGAAACAAAGGTTAGAGATTTGTATTGGTGCTGCAAGAGGTCTTCATTACCTTCACACAGGAGCAAAGTACACTATAATTCATAGAGATGTCAAAACAACCAACATTCTACTTGATGAAAATTTTGTTGCCAAGGTTTCAGATTTTGGTTTGTCAAAAACAGGTCCAGATATGAACCAGGGTCATGTTAGTACAGTAGTAAAAGGTAGTTTTGGTTATTTGGATCCTGAATATTTCAGGAGACAACAATTGACTGAAAAATCCGATGTTTACTCTTTCGGTGTTGTTCTATTCGAGGCATTGTGTTCAAGACCTGCTTTAAATCCTAGTCTTCCAAAGGAACAAGTTAGTCTTGCAGATTGGGCTTTGATGAACAAAAGAAAAGGAACATTGGAGGATATTATTGATCCAAATCTAAAAGGAAAAATCAAACCTGAAAGCTTGAATAAGTTTGCAGATACAGCTGAAAAGTGTTTGTCTGATTCTGGACTCGATCGTCCCTCGATGAATGATCTATTGTGGAATCTTGAATTTGCTCTTAACCTACAAGAAAACGATGGTACTTCAAGTTCAACTCATAACAACTCTGCACATATAGATGAGAGTGATTTTGAAGAGGTGAATTTGAATCAACGTAATGACATGGCGGCACATTACAAAAACCTTAGCCTTGGAAGTGAACATGACCTTAGTCATGACTCAGCTGGGAATTCTTCTGCCATTTTCTCTCAAATTGGCAATCCAAAAGGGCGATGA
- the LOC123903139 gene encoding histone H1-like has protein sequence MAATTAKPKKTTTSSKKPLSHPTYAEMITDAIVSLKERTGSSQYAITKFIEEKHKELSPTYRKLVLLHLKKLVASEKLVKVKNSFKLAPATKTSAAPAKAKSAAAKPKAATKPAAKAATKPAAKAATKAKAPKAKAAVKPKAVAKPKAKSVKAATPVKKAVKKVPVKKPKSVKSPVKKVKKAKK, from the exons ATGGCAGCCACCACCGCCAAACCCAAGAAAACCACCACTTCTTCTAAGAAACCTCTCTCTCATCCAACTTACGCAGAG ATGATAACTGATGCAATCGTGAGCCTGAAAGAACGAACGGGATCAAGCCAATACGCGATAACAAAATTCATCGAAGAGAAACACAAGGAGTTATCACCAACCTACCGTAAGCTTGTTCTTCTCCATCTCAAAAAACTAGTCGCTTCTGAAAAACTCGTTAAGGTCAAAAACTCCTTCAAACTCGCACCGGCTACTAAGACTTCCGCTGCTCCGGCGAAGGCTAAATCTGCTGCGGCGAAACCTAAGGCTGCTACCAAGCCAGCCGCCAAGGCTGCTACCAAGCCAGCCGCCAAGGCTGCTACCAAGGCTAAGGCGCCTAAGGCTAAAGCTGCAGTGAAACCTAAGGCTGTAGCGAAGCCGAAAGCTAAGAGTGTTAAGGCGGCGACGCCAGTGAAGAAGGCGGTTAAGAAGGTTCCTGTGAAGAAGCCGAAGAGCGTGAAATCGCCGGTGAAGAAGGTTAAGAAGGCGAAGAAGTGA